The DNA window ACAACTTTAAATTGCTAAGAGTCCTAAACTATGAGATAAGAAGAACACGTGATCTTTTTGGAGGGTGGAAGTTACCTAGTGATATAGGTAATGATATAGGTAATCTCGTCCATTTAAGATTCTTGAGTCTAAGGAATCTTAAATTCCAATGGTCAAAGTTGCCATCATCTCTAGGCAACTTAAGGTGCTTGCAAACCTTGGATTTAAGAGTTGATAGTTACAAAATTCATGTACCTAATGTGATATGGAGGATGGAGCAACTAAGACATTTATATCTCCCTTGGAGATGTAAAAGCAGAACTAAGTTGAAGTTGGGTACTTTAAGAAAACTCCTAACACTTGTGAACTTCAACACCAAGAATTGTTATCTGAAGGATCTGATCAACATGACAAATCTTAGAGAGTTGGAGATTTATGGGCCCTTTAATATTGAAAATTTCAATGAGGAGGAGTTGGGCGAGAATCCACCCATAATCGGAAGTAAATATCTTCATTCCTTGTCTATTATTAACTATATATGGCGAACACGGATCAGTAGATCCAAAACATTTGGCCGTCTCTTTTCTGGCTGTACAAGTATTTGCAAGTTGATTATAGTTTCAAATATAAGTAAGTTACCAGATTGCCACTCCTTGTCTTCAAATCTCGCTGACATAAAATTGAGTTTGTACAACCTTGAGGAAGATCCAATGCCAACACTAGAGAAGCTGGCTAACTTAAGGATTCTTAAACTCGTGTCTTTCGAAGGAAAGGAAATGTTTTGCTCTGCTCAGGGTTTTCCTAAACTTGAGTCTCTAAGCCTTTCGGGTCTCCACAATTTGAAGGAGTGGAACGTGGATGAAGGAGCCATGCCTTCTCTTCAGCGATTGGAGATTTGGGAATGCCGTCAGTTGAAGATGCTTCCAGAGGGATTGAGGTTCATTACAACCCTCAGTTTAATGGGAAAGACATTCAAACATAGATTGGAGGAAGGAGGAGAAGATTTCTACAAAGTCAAACATGTTCCTAATATCATATTCCATGCCTGTTACCTATATTGAATGATAATTAAGAGGTAATTTCATAACCTCTAGTTTAGGAAATGATTCCTACTTTCTTTGCTTCTTATATATCTTTCGTTTTTGACAATGTCTCACCTTCTCACTCCATTTGTCAACACACCAATGAATAATTACATTTACTAAAAGTCAAAGGAAGTCAGCATTgatatttttagttttgcttttcAGGTAAAGACGCCATTTTTTCACCTGCTACAGCTATTCACGGGATCAAATCCACATTTAAAACTCCTATTATAAGTGGCGTGTGAAAGTGTGTTATATGGTGAGATTTGGAATTATCTTCTCTCTTGTTGACGTCAGACTGGTTGACTGTTTGTTGTTTTCTTCAAATTACAATAAAACGGTTACAAGATAAGGTATTGCAAGAATGGGAGGTGTCTGGATTAGCAAGGTACCAAACCTCTCCTCCATTTCAATTTCCTTCAATCTAATTTAATTACACATtcatttttgtcttttaaaacataaaattgcGGATAAGGAGACGTCACTGACCTTTGTTCCCACGTAGCTTTGGTTTGCGGTCACCATtcctatatttattttttagctttgctttctctttcttttttttccctacTTAAGTCTGCTTGagtctttctctttttttatat is part of the Gossypium hirsutum isolate 1008001.06 chromosome D11, Gossypium_hirsutum_v2.1, whole genome shotgun sequence genome and encodes:
- the LOC107886110 gene encoding probable disease resistance protein RF9, giving the protein MEQLRHLYLPWRCKSRTKLKLGTLRKLLTLVNFNTKNCYLKDLINMTNLRELEIYGPFNIENFNEEELGENPPIIGSKYLHSLSIINYIWRTRISRSKTFGRLFSGCTSICKLIIVSNISKLPDCHSLSSNLADIKLSLYNLEEDPMPTLEKLANLRILKLVSFEGKEMFCSAQGFPKLESLSLSGLHNLKEWNVDEGAMPSLQRLEIWECRQLKMLPEGLRFITTLSLMGKTFKHRLEEGGEDFYKVKHVPNIIFHACYLY